One window of Brevibacterium pigmentatum genomic DNA carries:
- a CDS encoding SurA N-terminal domain-containing protein, producing MRTNRWLLGLAMSVSVVALAACGSQGDEAKPKESSAAAEQSPGADSAQDQQGQQGKPNTKDIPEVVAEVNGKKIKKSEFVPLFETQYQQMQMQAQQSGQPVDEKGLKKQTAENLVSTEVLVQEADKRKIDVSDKDIDKGLKESAKSGQMSEKDFLKAMKDQGMDEKKVRSELANQLKIEGLVEDEYGEFKVSGEEIGQAYEQAKTQQEQMAQQGGQGQQEMPPIEEMRPQLKEQVKSQKSQEATQKFAKKLRKQADVTIRL from the coding sequence GTGCGAACGAACCGGTGGCTGCTGGGCCTGGCCATGTCCGTATCCGTGGTGGCGTTGGCCGCCTGCGGAAGTCAGGGCGACGAAGCAAAACCGAAGGAGTCCTCGGCCGCGGCCGAACAGTCCCCCGGCGCCGACTCTGCTCAGGACCAACAGGGCCAGCAGGGCAAGCCGAACACCAAGGACATCCCCGAGGTGGTCGCCGAGGTCAACGGCAAGAAGATCAAGAAGAGCGAGTTCGTCCCCCTCTTCGAAACCCAGTACCAGCAGATGCAGATGCAGGCTCAGCAGTCCGGCCAGCCGGTCGATGAGAAGGGACTGAAGAAGCAGACCGCTGAGAACCTCGTGAGCACCGAAGTCCTCGTCCAGGAAGCCGACAAGCGCAAGATCGACGTCTCGGACAAGGACATCGACAAGGGCCTCAAGGAATCCGCGAAGTCGGGGCAGATGAGCGAGAAGGACTTCCTCAAGGCCATGAAGGACCAGGGCATGGATGAGAAGAAGGTCCGCTCGGAGCTTGCCAACCAGCTGAAGATCGAAGGCCTCGTCGAAGACGAGTACGGTGAGTTCAAGGTCAGCGGCGAAGAGATCGGGCAGGCCTACGAACAGGCGAAGACCCAGCAGGAGCAGATGGCTCAGCAGGGCGGCCAGGGCCAGCAGGAGATGCCGCCGATCGAGGAGATGCGTCCCCAGCTCAAGGAGCAGGTGAAGAGCCAGAAGTCTCAGGAGGCAACTCAGAAGTTCGCGAAGAAGCTGCGCAAGCAGGCCGACGTCACGATCCGCCTCTGA
- a CDS encoding VOC family protein, which translates to MESTFRGVFLTCTDAEATAAFYRKIAGLPLTTEGDEEYSYFVVEAGGVQLALHSAEAFADYAFPPVAESNLTHLYFRIPDQAEFLERIKNAGTPLVAVDDVVVTVEDPDGRKVMFGTA; encoded by the coding sequence ATGGAATCGACGTTTCGCGGGGTGTTCCTCACCTGCACCGACGCCGAGGCGACCGCCGCCTTCTATCGCAAGATCGCAGGGCTGCCGCTGACGACCGAGGGCGATGAAGAGTACTCGTACTTCGTCGTCGAGGCCGGGGGAGTGCAGTTGGCTCTGCATTCGGCCGAGGCGTTCGCCGACTATGCGTTCCCGCCCGTCGCCGAGTCGAATCTCACGCACCTGTACTTCCGGATTCCGGATCAGGCGGAGTTCCTCGAACGGATCAAGAACGCCGGCACTCCGCTCGTGGCGGTCGATGACGTCGTCGTCACGGTCGAGGACCCCGACGGCCGGAAAGTCATGTTCGGCACGGCGTGA
- a CDS encoding alpha/beta fold hydrolase, protein MAGSIAEYVDVIDELAEPTDPEAPAFHCVVPSLPGFGFSDKPSSTGWSTDRIAEAWVTLMGRLGYDRFAAFGGDWGGVITTILGGRFPDHLIGIHTTYAPGVPGASLDELTADERAWAEDAEDFWANRAAYAHQQATRPQTIGYALVDSPVGQLAWILDKFAEWTDTRDNPFETISRDRLLDNVSLYWLMRTGASSARIYAESHDSLHPDLRVDVPTAITMYPCDIERYPRGLSQQRYRRVVRWQAAPKGGHFPSLEAPHDFLADLRAGLTAILTPCRT, encoded by the coding sequence GTGGCCGGCAGCATCGCCGAATACGTCGACGTCATCGACGAGCTGGCCGAACCGACCGATCCCGAGGCACCGGCGTTCCACTGCGTCGTTCCGTCACTGCCGGGTTTCGGCTTCAGCGACAAACCGAGCAGCACCGGCTGGTCGACGGACAGAATCGCCGAAGCCTGGGTCACGCTGATGGGACGACTCGGCTACGACCGCTTCGCAGCCTTCGGCGGCGACTGGGGAGGAGTGATCACCACGATCCTCGGCGGACGCTTCCCCGACCACCTCATCGGAATCCACACCACCTACGCCCCCGGCGTCCCCGGCGCATCACTCGACGAGCTGACAGCAGACGAACGCGCATGGGCCGAAGACGCTGAAGACTTCTGGGCCAATCGGGCCGCGTATGCCCATCAGCAGGCCACCCGCCCACAGACCATCGGCTATGCCCTCGTCGACTCACCTGTCGGCCAGCTGGCGTGGATCCTCGACAAGTTCGCCGAATGGACGGACACCCGAGACAACCCGTTCGAGACGATCTCACGGGACCGACTGCTCGACAATGTCTCTCTGTACTGGCTGATGCGCACCGGTGCTTCCTCGGCGCGCATCTACGCCGAAAGCCACGACTCCCTCCACCCCGACCTGCGCGTCGACGTTCCCACGGCGATCACGATGTACCCCTGCGATATCGAAAGGTATCCGCGCGGATTGTCACAGCAGCGCTACCGGCGCGTCGTCCGCTGGCAGGCAGCGCCGAAAGGCGGACACTTCCCGTCCCTCGAAGCACCGCACGACTTCCTCGCTGACCTCAGGGCCGGACTGACGGCAATCCTCACGCCGTGCCGAACATGA
- a CDS encoding L-lactate MFS transporter, whose product MASILTRSAIVAPKNFNRWLIPPAALAIHLCIGQVYAFSVFKIPFMSHFDSGEVAIGWIFSIAILMLGISSAVFGPWVEKNGPRASMVAAGTCWVVGFFIASLGIVAGQLWLVYLGYGVIGGIGLGIGYISPVSTLMKWFPDRPGLATGLAIMGFGGGALIASPMSNQLMALYGGGADPEHLVAGLTPTFVTLGIVYAVVIAAGAFVIRVPHPEWTPKGFDPSKVEAKPMQTKGNVSVRNAIRTPQFWLLWVVLFLNVTAGIGILENAAPMIQSYFGITAAAAAGFVGLLSIGNMGGRFIWSTTSDYLGRKNNYMMYLGVGAILYLLVALFGGASIILFVLATLIIISFYGGGFSTVPAYLKDLFGVYQVGAIHGALLTAWSAAGVAGPLIVNSVVEAGEAAGKEGPELYTPGMFIMVGALVIGFIANALVRPVSEKYFEREEDVAAKQAAALEEN is encoded by the coding sequence GTGGCTTCCATTCTCACGCGCTCGGCGATCGTCGCGCCGAAGAACTTCAACCGGTGGCTGATCCCACCGGCCGCTCTGGCCATCCACCTGTGCATCGGCCAGGTCTACGCATTCAGCGTCTTCAAGATCCCGTTCATGTCCCACTTCGACTCCGGTGAGGTCGCGATCGGCTGGATCTTCTCGATCGCGATCCTCATGCTCGGCATCTCCTCGGCCGTCTTCGGCCCCTGGGTGGAGAAGAACGGTCCGCGCGCCTCGATGGTCGCGGCCGGAACCTGCTGGGTCGTCGGCTTCTTCATCGCGTCCCTCGGCATCGTGGCCGGCCAGCTGTGGCTGGTCTACCTCGGCTACGGAGTCATCGGCGGCATCGGTCTGGGCATCGGCTACATCTCCCCGGTCTCGACCCTGATGAAATGGTTCCCGGACCGTCCCGGCCTGGCAACAGGGCTGGCCATCATGGGCTTCGGCGGCGGTGCGCTCATCGCCAGCCCGATGTCGAACCAGCTCATGGCCCTCTACGGCGGCGGTGCCGATCCCGAACACCTCGTCGCCGGTCTGACCCCGACCTTCGTCACCCTCGGCATCGTCTACGCCGTAGTCATCGCCGCCGGCGCCTTCGTCATCCGCGTCCCCCACCCGGAATGGACCCCGAAGGGCTTCGACCCGTCGAAGGTGGAGGCCAAGCCGATGCAGACGAAGGGCAACGTCTCCGTGCGCAACGCCATCCGCACACCGCAGTTCTGGCTGCTGTGGGTCGTCCTGTTCCTCAACGTCACCGCGGGCATCGGCATCCTCGAGAACGCCGCCCCGATGATCCAGTCCTACTTCGGCATCACCGCCGCCGCGGCAGCCGGCTTCGTCGGCCTGCTCTCCATCGGCAACATGGGCGGACGCTTCATCTGGTCGACGACCTCGGACTACCTGGGGCGGAAGAACAACTACATGATGTACCTCGGCGTCGGGGCGATCCTCTATCTTCTCGTCGCGCTCTTCGGCGGCGCGTCGATCATCCTCTTCGTGCTCGCCACCCTCATCATCATCTCCTTCTACGGCGGCGGATTCTCCACTGTTCCCGCCTACCTCAAGGACCTCTTCGGCGTCTACCAAGTCGGCGCCATCCACGGTGCGCTGCTCACGGCATGGTCGGCCGCCGGTGTGGCCGGTCCGCTCATCGTCAACTCCGTCGTCGAAGCCGGTGAGGCCGCGGGCAAGGAAGGCCCCGAGCTCTACACCCCGGGCATGTTCATCATGGTCGGCGCACTGGTCATCGGCTTCATTGCCAATGCGCTCGTCCGCCCGGTCAGCGAGAAGTATTTCGAACGCGAAGAGGACGTCGCCGCCAAGCAGGCCGCCGCCCTCGAAGAGAACTGA